In one window of Thermodesulfobacteriota bacterium DNA:
- a CDS encoding substrate-binding domain-containing protein, translated as MKKIALLFFAFLLLLSGGRAAHAAELKGSITISGAWAIYPTAVAWADAFRAKHPEVRIDISAGGAGKGAADAIAGLADIGMVSREPDPAELKKGVTPVYILHDAVFPIVSERNPSLDGLLKKGIAKDKWSGLYITGLLSTWDEVAGTKTGKKVHVYTRSDSCGAAASWAKYIGNKKQEDLKGVGVYGDPGLVEAVRRDPLGIGYSNFSFVFTREGAVAKGIKLVPIDANGNGKADPDEVFKDRDSAIKAIEAGRYPATRKNYFFVKEKPQGHVLEFIRFALSDEGARIVDEVGTSLPIPKAEREKVLKSLQ; from the coding sequence ATGAAAAAGATAGCGTTACTGTTTTTTGCATTTTTACTGTTGTTGTCCGGGGGGCGAGCCGCCCATGCTGCCGAGCTGAAGGGGTCCATAACGATCTCGGGTGCGTGGGCCATATATCCGACAGCGGTCGCCTGGGCCGATGCCTTCCGGGCAAAGCACCCTGAAGTGAGGATAGATATATCAGCCGGAGGGGCTGGGAAAGGCGCGGCCGATGCCATCGCAGGGCTCGCGGATATAGGGATGGTCTCAAGGGAGCCTGACCCGGCCGAGCTAAAGAAAGGCGTAACGCCGGTATACATCCTGCATGACGCGGTCTTCCCGATTGTGAGCGAGAGAAACCCTTCGCTGGATGGCCTTTTGAAAAAGGGGATCGCGAAAGACAAGTGGTCAGGCCTCTACATCACTGGCCTCCTCTCCACATGGGACGAAGTCGCCGGGACAAAGACAGGCAAAAAGGTCCATGTCTACACACGCTCTGATTCCTGCGGCGCTGCCGCAAGCTGGGCCAAATACATAGGCAATAAAAAGCAGGAAGATCTTAAAGGCGTGGGAGTCTACGGCGACCCGGGCCTCGTAGAGGCAGTAAGGAGAGACCCCCTGGGCATCGGTTACAGTAACTTCAGCTTTGTCTTCACCCGTGAAGGAGCAGTCGCGAAGGGAATTAAGCTCGTTCCCATCGACGCGAACGGCAACGGCAAGGCAGACCCTGACGAGGTCTTTAAGGACCGTGACTCTGCGATAAAGGCTATCGAAGCCGGGCGTTATCCCGCGACGAGGAAGAACTACTTCTTCGTGAAGGAAAAGCCGCAGGGGCACGTGTTGGAATTCATCAGGTTCGCCTTGTCGGACGAAGGCGCAAGGATAGTCGATGAGGTAGGCACAAGCCTGCCCATCCCAAAGGCAGAGCGCGAAAAGGTATTGAAGAG
- a CDS encoding porin — protein sequence MKSFALSIGLFVSLFVLTPLSWAGQGYDRLLDLLVEKGSVSKEDAASLRAEEAVREQEEKENQKEFFVIAGRPVKLGGYAQVRYRNDESIKDTFDVRRARLDLRAAPTERLELRLQTELAGSSAKILDATAAYAWSPGLRITAGQFLVPFSLENVTSNTKLETINRSQVVEALVARGSDVIGNHNGRDTGVQASGSLIDYGGRKLVEYSVGVFNGSGINRADQDEQKDIIGRVAFRVLNDLSIGTSVYEGSYTGANRDRVGVEFAYTGDPFSIKGEYIRGEDGSKDKEGWYLQAGYFIIPKLLQGVVKFDTFDPDKGVSKNETDVYTAGANIYFNKWSFLQVNYEDKREKGTKVDNNALTGQLTVQF from the coding sequence ATGAAGAGTTTTGCGCTTTCCATTGGGCTGTTTGTCAGCCTTTTTGTTTTAACCCCTCTTTCCTGGGCAGGACAAGGGTACGACAGGCTCCTTGACCTGCTTGTGGAGAAGGGCTCGGTGAGCAAGGAAGATGCCGCGAGTTTAAGGGCCGAGGAGGCGGTAAGGGAACAGGAAGAAAAGGAAAACCAGAAAGAGTTCTTTGTAATCGCCGGGAGGCCGGTAAAGCTCGGCGGCTACGCGCAGGTCAGATACAGAAATGATGAGAGCATAAAAGATACCTTCGATGTAAGGCGGGCAAGGCTTGACCTGAGGGCCGCGCCTACCGAAAGGCTTGAGTTGAGGCTTCAGACCGAGCTTGCGGGTTCATCGGCCAAAATACTCGATGCCACGGCAGCCTACGCATGGTCCCCTGGTCTCAGGATAACTGCAGGGCAGTTCCTAGTCCCCTTCAGTCTCGAGAACGTCACCTCCAATACAAAGCTCGAGACCATAAATCGTTCGCAGGTGGTCGAAGCCCTTGTCGCGCGCGGCAGCGATGTGATCGGCAACCACAACGGGCGCGATACCGGCGTGCAGGCAAGCGGCAGTCTCATCGACTACGGCGGCCGCAAGCTCGTCGAATACTCTGTGGGCGTATTCAACGGCTCAGGCATAAACAGGGCCGACCAGGATGAGCAAAAGGACATCATCGGCCGAGTGGCCTTTCGCGTCCTCAATGACCTTTCCATAGGCACGTCCGTTTATGAAGGCAGCTATACCGGAGCGAACAGGGACAGGGTCGGAGTGGAGTTCGCCTACACTGGCGACCCCTTCTCCATAAAAGGCGAGTATATCCGCGGGGAGGACGGCTCGAAGGACAAGGAAGGCTGGTACCTGCAGGCGGGGTATTTCATCATCCCGAAGCTGCTTCAGGGGGTAGTCAAGTTCGACACGTTCGACCCTGACAAGGGCGTGAGTAAAAACGAAACAGACGTCTATACGGCTGGCGCGAACATCTACTTCAATAAATGGTCCTTCCTGCAGGTGAACTATGAGGACAAAAGGGAAAAGGGGACCAAGGTCGACAATAACGCCCTCACTGGGCAGTTGACTGTTCAATTCTAA
- a CDS encoding YezD family protein: MEKGISEEILKAVKSVKFGNVQIIIQDSKVVQIDKTEKIRLGQNCKKGGEA; the protein is encoded by the coding sequence ATGGAAAAGGGGATAAGCGAGGAAATATTGAAGGCCGTAAAGAGCGTAAAGTTCGGGAACGTGCAGATAATCATCCAGGACTCAAAAGTCGTGCAGATCGACAAGACGGAAAAGATAAGGCTCGGCCAGAATTGCAAAAAAGGAGGTGAAGCTTAA
- a CDS encoding catalase — protein sequence MKDDKKKLTNNAGSPVVDNQNVLTAGRRGPMLLQDVWFLEKLAHFDREVIPERRMHAKGSAAYGTFTVTHDMTRYTKAKIFAGIGKKTDLFVRFSTVAGERGAADAERDIRGFALKFYTEEGNWDLVGNNTPVFFLRDPLKFPDLNHAVKRDPRTNMRSARNNWDFWTSLPEALHQVTIVMSDRGIPYSYRHMHGFGSHTFSMINAKKERHWVKFHFKTQQGIRNLTNAEAEAIIAKDRESHQRDLYESIERKEFPRWTMYIQVMPEKDASKCPYNPFDLTKVWLHKDYPLMEVGVLELNRNPENYFAEVEQAAFNPASVVPGIGFSPDKMLQGRLFSYADAQRYRLGVNHHLIPVNASRCPAHSYHRDGAMRVDGNHGSTLGYEPNSYGEWQQQPDFSEPPLSLEGAADHWNHRDDDDYYSQPRLLFRLMSAEQQKTLFSNTAAAMGDAPREIKTRHINNCLKCDAAYGKGVADALGIELDELSSKA from the coding sequence ATGAAAGACGATAAGAAGAAGCTCACAAACAACGCCGGCTCCCCGGTTGTGGACAACCAGAACGTTTTAACTGCCGGCAGGCGCGGGCCGATGCTCCTGCAGGACGTCTGGTTTCTGGAGAAGCTCGCTCATTTCGACAGAGAGGTGATACCGGAACGCCGCATGCACGCAAAAGGCTCAGCCGCCTACGGTACGTTTACCGTCACGCACGACATGACGAGATACACGAAGGCGAAAATATTCGCTGGAATCGGCAAAAAAACGGACCTCTTCGTCCGTTTTTCCACCGTGGCGGGAGAGCGCGGGGCAGCCGATGCCGAGCGCGACATCAGGGGCTTTGCCTTGAAGTTCTATACGGAAGAGGGCAACTGGGACCTGGTCGGCAATAATACACCCGTCTTTTTCCTGCGCGACCCGCTCAAGTTCCCTGATCTCAACCACGCGGTCAAGCGCGACCCGCGCACCAATATGAGGAGCGCACGCAACAACTGGGACTTCTGGACATCGCTGCCCGAGGCGCTGCATCAGGTTACAATAGTGATGAGCGACAGGGGCATTCCCTATTCATACCGCCACATGCACGGCTTCGGCAGCCACACTTTCAGCATGATAAATGCCAAAAAAGAGCGGCATTGGGTGAAGTTCCATTTCAAGACGCAGCAGGGGATCCGGAACCTCACAAATGCCGAGGCGGAAGCTATCATAGCCAAAGACCGGGAAAGCCATCAGCGCGACCTATACGAGAGCATCGAGCGGAAAGAGTTCCCCCGTTGGACCATGTATATTCAGGTAATGCCGGAGAAAGACGCTTCCAAATGTCCGTACAACCCCTTTGATCTCACAAAGGTCTGGCTGCACAAGGACTACCCTCTTATGGAAGTCGGCGTCCTTGAGCTTAACAGGAATCCCGAGAACTATTTCGCCGAAGTTGAACAGGCGGCCTTCAATCCGGCCAGCGTGGTGCCTGGCATCGGTTTCTCGCCGGACAAGATGCTCCAGGGTCGGCTCTTCTCCTATGCCGATGCCCAGCGGTACCGCCTTGGCGTAAACCACCACTTGATCCCGGTCAATGCCTCTCGATGCCCCGCACACAGTTACCATAGGGATGGGGCCATGAGGGTGGATGGCAATCACGGCAGCACGCTTGGTTATGAGCCTAACAGCTACGGCGAGTGGCAACAGCAGCCGGATTTCAGCGAACCGCCACTCAGCCTTGAAGGGGCCGCTGATCACTGGAACCATCGCGATGACGACGATTACTACTCCCAGCCCCGGCTACTCTTCAGACTTATGAGCGCCGAACAGCAGAAGACGCTCTTTTCGAATACGGCCGCTGCTATGGGCGACGCGCCCAGGGAGATCAAAACCCGACACATCAACAACTGCCTGAAATGCGATGCGGCTTACGGAAAGGGAGTGGCTGACGCGCTCGGAATCGAACTCGATGAATTGTCGTCTAAAGCGTAG
- a CDS encoding DUF2149 domain-containing protein produces MSEKTVHQPRRRYLQGDETEDPVLSAINIVDVFLVVIAVLVIIISQNPLNPFSNEDVTVIKNPGKENMEILMKEGQELKHYKSTGEIGEGEGMRAGVAYRLADGTMIYVPEGENKP; encoded by the coding sequence ATGTCTGAAAAAACCGTCCACCAGCCGAGAAGGCGGTACCTTCAGGGAGATGAGACAGAGGACCCGGTGCTCTCTGCAATCAATATCGTCGACGTCTTTCTTGTAGTCATAGCGGTGCTGGTGATCATAATATCGCAGAACCCGCTGAACCCGTTTTCGAATGAGGATGTCACGGTAATCAAGAACCCCGGCAAGGAGAACATGGAGATACTCATGAAGGAGGGGCAGGAATTGAAGCACTACAAGTCTACCGGCGAGATCGGGGAGGGGGAGGGCATGCGTGCAGGCGTTGCCTACAGGCTGGCTGACGGCACCATGATCTACGTGCCTGAGGGGGAGAACAAGCCTTAG
- a CDS encoding MotA/TolQ/ExbB proton channel family protein translates to MYALEVLMYQLGQLFLAPVLLIILGLFVFAFYSSGRFAVEAWQRRKGNKPDLHIHWERTGCAAEDLELWMLRRLEPLRLASRTAPMLGLVATMIPMGPALMSLTDGNTQGVSENLVIAFAAVIIALIAASISFWLLTVRRRWLMDDLRRLEERGHV, encoded by the coding sequence ATGTACGCTCTTGAAGTGCTGATGTACCAGCTGGGGCAGCTCTTTCTTGCCCCGGTGCTACTCATAATACTGGGGCTCTTCGTATTCGCGTTCTATTCCAGCGGGCGTTTCGCGGTCGAGGCATGGCAGAGGCGGAAGGGCAATAAACCCGACTTACATATTCATTGGGAACGCACCGGCTGCGCCGCCGAGGACCTTGAGCTCTGGATGCTTCGGAGGCTCGAGCCCCTGCGCCTGGCCTCGCGCACAGCCCCCATGCTGGGTCTGGTGGCAACCATGATACCGATGGGGCCTGCGCTTATGTCGCTTACGGACGGCAACACGCAGGGAGTGAGTGAAAACCTGGTAATCGCGTTCGCCGCTGTCATAATCGCGCTCATAGCGGCCTCCATATCCTTCTGGCTCCTTACCGTGCGCAGGCGGTGGCTGATGGACGATTTAAGAAGGCTGGAGGAGCGGGGCCATGTCTGA
- the cobN gene encoding cobaltochelatase subunit CobN codes for MKKKAYLRTPWLAAGLAVFIAVAAVLFGVVKNRKASAGPQVVILSNSFVLAGKFDTVTDAARAAGVSAVKYNLDETDPADLIPAMRRAELVLLDAPRASDASKAREKAGQALQEAGAPWLLVTGAGPEYAGLEKEQAETLYAYYRNGGLINFGNFFRYLESAVLGGGGEVPPPVVLPATGIYHPGHPERVVESLDEYLDWLGKEASSRTPVIGVSIHKASISDALTDHIDALISRLEKQGALPVVFYEPLEPQRSGGQPLALITREDGRPAVDVLINYQVMYLDVRRDSYAALGVPVLHAISWRNGDIADWSESKIGIPMSGIPFYLAIPEYTGVIDPMVVSAVEGGRLAAIPEQMDAMVAKAMRLARLRAMPNAQKRVAVMFYNYPRGEKNLSASFLNVPRSLVTLNGALKGEGYATGPLEEKTAVDECTAMLRPFYRDDQLTALLERDLAGLLPMEDYLGWYRALPKKVQDRIEARWGGPETDPMVIERDGAKYFAVPRMVRGNLLIMPQPPRGQAGEPAEKAIYHDSKVPINHFYAAAYLYVRKAFSADALIHLGTHGSQEWTPGKERGLSIYDDPLLVLGDLPVVYPYIVDNIGEATQAKRRGRAVIISHQTPPFAPAGLHKELMPLHDLIHEYELLDEGAVKVRTGEAIVEAAAERKMLEDLGWTAESARGDFPGFHRQLHDYLHELAQAAQPLGLHTLGEAPEPVHRLMTVMQMLGPDFYEKLALEDSEELFVEDYSKLTQSAPYRFLERHVAKRVPVADKSLRPFIEKAREYYDSFGAGKEFSGVLAALGGRHVETSYGGDPIRNTDTLPTGRNLYGFDPSKVPTVQASKAGREALNSLLEAHKAENGGYPEKLAFSLWSVETMRHLGVLEAQVFYALGVRPVWDKAGRVTEIEVIPRDELGRPRIDVVVSATGLYRDHFPIIIDQIAKAVVKVAELDEPDNAVRTNAIALEKALLEKGIAAAEARDMALTRVFSSESGAYGTGLEDAALASDTWENDSRMADLYLSKMQYAYGPDPERWGMKPEGLNLYKEQLKGVEAAVLSRSSNLYGMLSTDDPFQYLGGISLAVRNIDGKSPGLYISNLRDSANGRTESAAKFLASELRTRYHHPQWVEAMKSEGHAGTLNIVDTVNNFWGWQVTAPEIVRDDQWQSFFDVYVKDSLDLGIREWFEETNPVALAQVAERMLEAVRKDYWDADEATVRALVETYLDAVERHDYKTDNKLLDEYARQAAAGFGMDGFKASGSGGAANAAAKVAGQVMKAAESINTHDLRMVFLMAGLLAVVFLSGALAQWNKGRQRRQAE; via the coding sequence ATGAAAAAAAAGGCTTACTTACGCACTCCCTGGCTGGCAGCGGGCCTCGCCGTATTCATAGCGGTGGCCGCCGTCCTCTTTGGGGTCGTTAAAAACAGGAAGGCTTCCGCCGGTCCGCAGGTGGTAATCCTCAGTAACAGCTTCGTCCTGGCCGGGAAATTCGATACGGTCACGGATGCCGCGCGTGCTGCGGGCGTGAGTGCCGTGAAATACAACCTCGACGAGACGGACCCGGCTGATTTGATTCCCGCCATGCGCAGGGCCGAACTCGTTCTCTTGGATGCCCCAAGGGCGTCCGATGCGTCCAAGGCCCGTGAAAAGGCCGGCCAGGCTCTGCAGGAAGCTGGCGCTCCTTGGCTGCTTGTGACGGGAGCCGGGCCTGAGTACGCCGGTCTTGAAAAAGAGCAGGCGGAAACCCTGTATGCCTATTACAGGAACGGCGGGCTTATAAACTTCGGGAACTTTTTCCGCTATCTTGAGAGCGCGGTGCTGGGCGGCGGAGGCGAAGTCCCGCCGCCCGTAGTACTGCCGGCAACGGGCATATACCACCCCGGCCATCCCGAGCGCGTGGTCGAAAGCCTGGATGAGTATCTGGATTGGCTCGGCAAGGAGGCTTCCAGCCGCACCCCTGTCATAGGGGTATCCATCCACAAGGCTTCGATAAGCGACGCGCTGACGGACCATATAGACGCGCTTATATCCAGGCTGGAAAAGCAGGGGGCGCTCCCGGTTGTCTTCTACGAGCCGCTCGAGCCTCAGCGGAGCGGCGGGCAGCCTCTTGCATTGATTACGAGAGAGGACGGGAGGCCTGCGGTCGACGTGCTCATCAACTACCAGGTCATGTACCTTGACGTGCGGCGCGATTCCTACGCGGCGCTCGGCGTGCCGGTCCTCCACGCCATAAGCTGGCGGAACGGTGACATTGCCGATTGGTCCGAGAGCAAGATAGGCATCCCCATGAGCGGCATCCCGTTCTATCTCGCAATACCGGAGTATACCGGTGTCATAGACCCAATGGTGGTCTCCGCCGTTGAGGGCGGCCGACTTGCGGCCATACCGGAGCAGATGGACGCGATGGTGGCCAAGGCCATGCGGCTCGCCCGGCTTCGCGCAATGCCCAACGCCCAGAAGAGGGTGGCTGTGATGTTCTACAACTACCCTCGGGGCGAAAAGAATCTCTCGGCCTCGTTTTTGAACGTCCCGAGGAGCCTTGTGACCCTGAACGGCGCATTGAAAGGGGAGGGGTATGCTACCGGCCCCCTTGAGGAGAAAACGGCCGTTGACGAATGCACGGCCATGCTTAGGCCTTTTTATAGGGACGACCAGCTTACGGCGCTTCTGGAGCGCGACCTGGCAGGTCTTTTGCCCATGGAGGATTATCTGGGCTGGTACAGGGCCCTCCCGAAAAAGGTGCAGGACAGGATTGAGGCGCGCTGGGGAGGCCCTGAAACCGACCCGATGGTCATTGAGCGCGACGGGGCAAAGTACTTCGCCGTCCCGCGCATGGTGCGCGGCAACCTCCTTATAATGCCGCAGCCGCCCAGGGGGCAGGCCGGCGAACCGGCGGAAAAGGCCATCTATCACGACAGCAAGGTCCCGATAAACCATTTCTATGCGGCCGCATACCTGTATGTGCGGAAGGCCTTCAGCGCCGACGCGCTCATCCATCTGGGCACGCACGGCAGCCAGGAGTGGACGCCGGGCAAGGAGCGGGGTCTTTCGATATACGACGACCCGCTGCTGGTTCTCGGTGACCTGCCGGTGGTCTATCCGTATATAGTGGACAACATAGGCGAGGCGACCCAGGCCAAGCGCCGCGGCAGGGCCGTTATCATTAGCCACCAGACGCCCCCGTTCGCCCCGGCAGGCCTGCATAAGGAGCTTATGCCGCTACACGACCTTATCCACGAGTACGAGCTGCTTGACGAGGGCGCGGTGAAGGTCCGGACCGGCGAGGCCATAGTCGAGGCGGCAGCCGAGCGGAAGATGCTTGAGGACCTGGGCTGGACCGCCGAGTCCGCGCGCGGTGATTTCCCGGGGTTCCATCGCCAGCTTCATGATTATCTTCATGAACTGGCCCAGGCCGCGCAGCCGCTGGGCCTTCATACCCTCGGCGAAGCCCCTGAACCGGTCCACAGGCTCATGACCGTCATGCAGATGCTGGGCCCCGACTTCTATGAGAAGCTCGCGCTCGAAGACAGCGAGGAGCTTTTCGTAGAGGACTACTCGAAGCTTACCCAGTCCGCGCCGTATCGTTTCCTGGAGCGCCATGTGGCAAAAAGAGTCCCTGTTGCGGACAAGTCGCTCCGCCCGTTCATTGAGAAAGCGCGCGAGTATTACGATTCCTTCGGCGCGGGCAAGGAGTTTTCGGGGGTGCTGGCAGCGCTCGGCGGGCGCCACGTGGAGACGAGCTATGGAGGCGACCCGATCCGGAATACGGACACGCTGCCGACCGGCCGGAACCTGTACGGTTTCGACCCTTCGAAGGTGCCTACCGTCCAGGCGTCTAAGGCTGGCCGCGAGGCCCTGAACTCCCTTCTGGAGGCTCACAAGGCCGAGAACGGCGGCTATCCGGAGAAGCTTGCCTTTTCCCTTTGGTCTGTCGAGACGATGCGCCACCTCGGGGTTCTGGAGGCTCAGGTCTTTTACGCCCTCGGCGTCCGTCCGGTCTGGGACAAGGCAGGCCGGGTAACCGAAATAGAGGTCATCCCCCGCGACGAGCTCGGAAGGCCCCGCATAGACGTCGTGGTCTCGGCCACCGGCCTGTACCGCGACCACTTCCCCATCATCATTGACCAGATTGCAAAGGCCGTGGTGAAGGTGGCGGAACTGGACGAGCCTGACAACGCCGTGCGCACGAACGCCATCGCGCTTGAGAAGGCGCTGCTCGAAAAGGGCATCGCCGCCGCGGAGGCGAGGGACATGGCCCTGACAAGGGTCTTTTCCAGCGAGAGCGGCGCGTACGGCACCGGACTTGAGGACGCTGCCCTTGCTTCCGACACCTGGGAGAACGACAGCCGCATGGCGGATCTCTACCTCAGCAAGATGCAGTACGCGTACGGCCCTGATCCGGAGCGCTGGGGGATGAAGCCCGAGGGATTGAACCTGTACAAGGAGCAGCTCAAGGGAGTCGAGGCCGCAGTGCTCTCCCGTTCCTCAAACCTCTACGGCATGCTCAGCACCGACGACCCGTTCCAGTATCTGGGCGGCATTTCGCTGGCAGTTCGGAACATCGACGGGAAAAGCCCCGGACTGTACATCAGCAACCTGAGGGACTCAGCCAACGGCCGGACGGAGTCTGCCGCGAAATTCCTGGCTTCAGAGCTCCGCACCCGCTATCACCATCCCCAGTGGGTGGAGGCCATGAAGTCCGAAGGCCACGCCGGCACCCTTAATATCGTGGATACGGTCAATAATTTCTGGGGCTGGCAGGTAACCGCGCCCGAGATAGTCCGTGACGACCAGTGGCAAAGCTTCTTCGACGTATACGTCAAGGACTCGCTCGACCTCGGCATCCGGGAGTGGTTCGAGGAGACCAACCCAGTTGCCCTGGCCCAGGTCGCCGAGCGCATGCTCGAAGCCGTAAGGAAGGACTACTGGGACGCGGACGAAGCCACTGTACGCGCCCTGGTCGAAACATACCTGGACGCGGTCGAGCGGCACGACTACAAGACGGATAACAAGCTCCTTGACGAGTACGCGCGCCAGGCGGCCGCGGGTTTCGGGATGGACGGCTTCAAGGCGAGTGGCAGCGGCGGGGCCGCGAACGCGGCCGCCAAGGTCGCAGGCCAGGTCATGAAAGCAGCTGAATCAATCAACACGCACGACCTCCGGATGGTCTTCCTTATGGCGGGGCTCCTGGCTGTGGTCTTCCTCTCAGGGGCGCTGGCGCAATGGAACAAGGGCAGGCAGAGGCGCCAGGCAGAGTAG
- a CDS encoding TonB-dependent receptor — translation MEVQKRKVITGVCGLLTAFVVSGAAVAGAAESESVESKGVFVTATKTEVSLEDVPASVTVITREDIESRPARDIVDAIRDVPGITLSGKGLSGRETIRLRGFDSKHVLLMVDGRRITASDEYIGHSDYGFTWIPLEDIERIEVVRGPASSLYGSDAMGGVVNIITRPVGKEWRGSISAMGGKREDGRGGDEYQLGLSLTGPIVQDRLGLKLSVQNAWVGATPSAIDSRISELEGKDLLTGTAGITLSPVDGHRFELTFTRGDEERWRNTFNRNNTILHVSSYDLTREQNSLSYHGEFGAARVSANAYQNSLKAENRTDNALVAPTESQKLIDRVADAQLTIPLGKKQLVTFGGEFREEILEHAALAGGEGKAINRAIFLQDEIFLTDALSVTIGARNDSHAFFGSELSPKGYIVYHANPQWTFKAGYGEGFRAPTLKQISPEYIFVGPYTFTGNPDLKPERSQSYEAGAEYRAGALSAQLTVFRNEIDDLIMNVCVSNCLAPLGRVYEHLNVEKARTQGTELVLGYAFQYGIDVSFNHSWLEADDLTNNRALAERPRHAASLRVDWSEAPWGLKPQVRGVYTGEQVVYNVNTPVDLPAYTLWHMNVRKEIAPGVELGVGIENLTDERLSDKSRNFTTVERGRFYYASLRAQF, via the coding sequence ATGGAAGTGCAAAAAAGAAAGGTCATTACAGGAGTATGCGGTCTGTTAACGGCTTTCGTGGTTTCAGGCGCGGCGGTCGCGGGCGCCGCCGAGAGCGAGTCGGTCGAATCGAAGGGCGTTTTCGTCACCGCCACAAAGACGGAGGTTTCGCTGGAAGACGTGCCGGCTTCAGTGACCGTCATCACTCGCGAGGACATCGAGTCGCGCCCGGCGCGCGACATAGTCGACGCCATACGCGACGTGCCTGGAATAACCCTGTCCGGAAAGGGCCTGAGCGGGCGGGAAACGATAAGGCTCCGCGGCTTCGACAGCAAGCACGTGCTGCTCATGGTCGACGGGCGCCGGATTACGGCCTCTGATGAGTACATCGGGCATTCCGACTACGGATTTACCTGGATCCCGCTCGAAGACATCGAGCGGATAGAGGTGGTGCGCGGCCCCGCGTCGTCATTATACGGCTCAGACGCGATGGGGGGCGTCGTCAACATAATCACCAGGCCGGTCGGCAAGGAATGGCGCGGCTCTATAAGCGCAATGGGCGGCAAGCGAGAGGACGGGCGGGGCGGCGACGAATACCAGCTCGGATTGTCCCTCACGGGTCCGATCGTGCAGGACCGGCTCGGACTGAAGCTGTCGGTGCAGAACGCCTGGGTCGGGGCCACGCCGAGCGCGATCGATTCGAGGATTTCCGAGCTTGAGGGCAAGGACCTACTTACCGGCACCGCCGGGATAACCCTGTCCCCCGTCGACGGGCATCGTTTCGAGCTGACCTTTACCCGTGGCGACGAGGAGCGCTGGCGGAATACCTTCAACCGCAACAACACCATACTGCATGTAAGCAGCTATGACCTGACCAGGGAGCAGAATTCCCTGAGTTATCACGGCGAGTTCGGAGCGGCAAGGGTCTCGGCAAACGCGTACCAGAACAGCCTGAAGGCGGAAAATCGGACCGATAACGCGCTTGTGGCTCCAACAGAGTCCCAGAAGCTCATAGACAGGGTCGCGGACGCGCAGCTGACGATACCGCTCGGTAAAAAACAGCTGGTAACCTTCGGCGGCGAGTTCCGCGAGGAGATACTCGAGCACGCCGCCCTCGCCGGCGGCGAGGGAAAGGCGATAAACCGGGCCATATTTCTCCAGGACGAGATATTCCTCACGGACGCCCTATCAGTAACCATTGGGGCGCGTAACGACAGCCACGCCTTTTTCGGCTCAGAGCTCAGCCCCAAGGGATATATAGTCTATCATGCCAACCCGCAGTGGACCTTCAAGGCGGGCTACGGCGAAGGATTCAGGGCGCCGACCTTGAAGCAGATATCGCCGGAATACATCTTTGTGGGGCCGTACACGTTCACGGGCAACCCGGACCTCAAGCCCGAGCGCTCGCAGAGCTATGAGGCAGGTGCCGAGTACCGCGCCGGTGCCCTGAGCGCGCAGCTCACGGTCTTCAGGAACGAGATCGACGACCTGATAATGAACGTCTGCGTCTCGAACTGCCTTGCTCCGCTCGGGCGCGTATACGAGCATCTCAATGTGGAAAAGGCGCGCACGCAGGGCACCGAGCTCGTATTGGGCTACGCCTTCCAGTACGGTATTGACGTCTCCTTCAACCACTCGTGGCTTGAGGCGGACGACCTGACTAACAACCGCGCGTTGGCGGAGCGGCCCAGGCATGCGGCCTCTCTACGGGTAGACTGGAGCGAAGCCCCGTGGGGGTTAAAGCCCCAGGTCCGCGGGGTCTACACGGGCGAGCAGGTGGTTTACAACGTAAATACGCCGGTGGACCTGCCGGCATATACCCTGTGGCACATGAACGTCAGGAAGGAGATTGCCCCCGGAGTCGAGCTCGGTGTTGGCATAGAGAACCTTACGGACGAGCGCCTGAGCGATAAATCCCGGAATTTCACGACTGTCGAGCGCGGCCGCTTTTACTACGCGAGCCTGCGGGCGCAGTTTTAG